The following are encoded in a window of Spirochaeta cellobiosiphila DSM 17781 genomic DNA:
- a CDS encoding EAL domain-containing response regulator, with translation MIDIKLMIVEDDAILRLHLDRILGREVKEVTSYPKPSEALTAINDNTPDLIITDIKMPGMDGLSMVQVIRETFGDIPVIVASAFSHQDYFLRAIRAKVDHFIIKPIDVEVLLEYIKEISNELVVKRERDEQKNLLTQYKKIVDNNSLVLISNKDGEVVYVNKQFSNLTGYSYQEWVSQKSVLPQSLLEDELLYKDLIAHIRKGQIWKGILKGATKDHNPFYVDTTISPLLTPEEEINEYLVLMYDVTELINSRTSLERSIVTDTLTGLSNRIELQRDLEKKEVSTVMLLNVDRFKSINILFGIHFGDSVLRYLANAISSVSTQEHVEVYRIAADEFVLVKEGDDQEGMVRVATLLKKYTESHPFSKGQVSFEVDFSLVYMVYNKKYTHPIESMQNIMESVKKSHKYLQFYDYEQNAERKHRENFLWTQKIKEALLDDRIKVFFQPICDLKTGQIHKYESLIRMIDKDGQIIAPQSFLPAAKMSRYYKDLTYRVISLACATFAARDDTFSINLSIEDLLDKETLQYLIDAVHKYHLQDRLIVEILESEGIDNFEFIQKVLLSLSAEGIQIAIDDFGRGYSNFSYLVNLPIKYLKIDGSLISNIVEDYSAMIIVQSISMFAKQLGLTTIAEYVSDDKILETVKRLNIDFAQGYGISPPKPELLAHSL, from the coding sequence ATGATTGATATTAAGTTGATGATCGTAGAGGATGACGCCATTCTTCGATTGCACTTGGATCGGATTCTGGGCCGTGAAGTCAAGGAAGTGACAAGCTATCCCAAACCCTCTGAGGCCTTAACGGCTATAAATGATAACACTCCGGACCTAATAATTACAGATATTAAAATGCCCGGCATGGATGGCCTGTCCATGGTGCAGGTTATTAGAGAGACCTTTGGTGATATTCCTGTAATTGTGGCTTCTGCTTTTAGCCATCAGGATTATTTTTTAAGAGCTATTCGGGCCAAGGTAGATCATTTTATAATCAAACCTATTGATGTAGAAGTTCTTTTGGAATACATCAAGGAGATCTCCAACGAATTGGTGGTTAAACGCGAACGGGATGAACAAAAGAACCTATTAACTCAATACAAAAAGATTGTTGATAATAATTCCCTTGTGCTTATATCTAATAAGGATGGTGAAGTTGTTTATGTGAATAAGCAGTTTAGTAATTTAACTGGCTACTCGTATCAAGAATGGGTTAGTCAGAAGTCTGTCTTACCCCAAAGTCTCCTAGAAGATGAATTATTATATAAGGATCTGATAGCTCATATTCGTAAAGGTCAAATATGGAAGGGGATTCTTAAGGGTGCTACTAAGGATCATAATCCATTCTATGTAGATACCACCATATCTCCTTTACTAACCCCTGAAGAAGAAATAAACGAATATCTGGTTCTCATGTATGATGTTACAGAGCTAATCAATAGTCGAACAAGTTTGGAACGCAGTATTGTAACTGATACTTTGACAGGATTATCCAATCGGATTGAATTACAAAGGGATCTTGAAAAAAAAGAAGTATCTACTGTGATGCTTTTAAATGTCGATCGTTTTAAAAGTATTAATATTCTCTTTGGTATCCATTTTGGAGATAGCGTTTTACGTTATCTGGCTAATGCTATTAGTTCTGTTTCTACACAAGAGCATGTTGAGGTCTATCGTATTGCAGCGGATGAGTTTGTTCTTGTCAAAGAAGGAGATGACCAAGAGGGGATGGTTAGGGTTGCTACCCTCCTTAAGAAATATACAGAATCCCATCCTTTTTCTAAGGGGCAAGTGAGTTTTGAAGTAGATTTTAGCTTGGTCTATATGGTGTATAACAAAAAATATACACATCCTATTGAATCCATGCAAAATATTATGGAATCAGTAAAAAAGAGCCACAAATACTTGCAGTTCTACGATTATGAGCAGAATGCAGAGCGAAAGCATAGAGAAAACTTTCTCTGGACCCAAAAGATTAAGGAAGCCTTGCTGGATGATAGGATCAAAGTCTTCTTTCAACCCATATGTGATTTGAAAACAGGACAGATTCACAAATATGAGTCTCTTATTCGCATGATAGATAAAGATGGTCAAATCATTGCTCCCCAATCCTTTCTTCCTGCTGCCAAGATGTCGCGGTATTACAAGGATCTAACTTATAGAGTTATATCCTTAGCTTGTGCCACTTTTGCTGCCCGTGATGATACGTTTTCCATTAATTTGTCTATAGAGGATTTGCTTGATAAAGAGACCCTTCAATATCTGATTGATGCAGTCCACAAATATCACCTTCAAGATCGACTGATCGTGGAGATTCTTGAGTCAGAAGGGATAGATAACTTTGAGTTTATACAGAAAGTTCTTCTTTCTTTAAGTGCTGAAGGAATCCAAATCGCTATCGATGATTTTGGAAGAGGTTATTCCAACTTTTCCTATCTTGTTAACTTACCCATAAAGTATCTTAAAATTGATGGTTCTCTTATTAGTAATATAGTAGAGGACTATAGTGCCATGATTATAGTTCAATCAATCAGTATGTTTGCCAAGCAATTAGGGTTAACAACCATTGCTGAGTATGTATCTGATGATAAAATATTGGAAACCGTCAAACGTTTGAATATTGATTTTGCTCAAGGTTATGGTATATCTCCTCCTAAACCTGAGCTGTTGGCTCATTCTTTGTAG
- a CDS encoding ATP-binding cassette domain-containing protein, producing MIDKTKLVDIRDRYPYIDSFFLEHDISIEDNDNLILEDLIQQSGHDAPTTMEKLHNFLQEMESFLKEDQEEVQSITIYPGTNKAGETETFEKLVLKAGEVTCLVGPTGSGKSRLLGDIEWVAQGDTPTSRRIMINGEIPDSKWRFSLSNKLVAQLSQNMNFVMDMSVEEFLRLHGESRLVNDLDKVVQDIWEQAIALAGEPFTLNTPITSLSGGQSRALMIADTAILSQSPVILIDEIENAGIDRKKALELLIKKDKIILMATHDPVLALLGDRRIVIKNGGIHKVINTTTEERTLLDELEDIDRRLNTLRHKLRLGDTLQ from the coding sequence ATGATAGACAAGACCAAACTAGTAGATATTCGTGATCGCTATCCTTATATAGATAGTTTCTTTCTAGAACATGACATTAGTATAGAGGACAATGACAACCTAATACTGGAAGATCTAATTCAACAATCAGGACATGACGCCCCTACTACTATGGAAAAGCTCCACAACTTCCTACAGGAAATGGAATCTTTTCTTAAGGAAGATCAAGAAGAAGTACAATCCATAACGATTTATCCCGGAACAAATAAAGCAGGCGAGACAGAAACCTTTGAAAAATTAGTACTCAAAGCTGGTGAAGTTACCTGTTTGGTAGGGCCTACAGGTTCTGGTAAAAGCCGATTGCTGGGAGATATAGAATGGGTAGCCCAGGGGGATACACCAACTTCCAGACGCATCATGATAAATGGGGAGATACCTGACAGTAAATGGCGCTTCTCCCTATCCAATAAACTGGTGGCCCAACTATCCCAAAATATGAACTTTGTTATGGACATGAGTGTAGAAGAGTTCCTGCGCCTCCATGGAGAAAGCCGTCTTGTAAACGATCTGGATAAGGTCGTTCAAGACATATGGGAACAAGCGATAGCCCTGGCAGGTGAACCCTTTACCCTTAATACACCAATTACAAGCCTGAGTGGAGGTCAGAGTCGAGCTCTTATGATCGCTGATACGGCGATCTTAAGCCAATCTCCTGTCATCCTTATCGATGAGATCGAGAATGCAGGCATTGACAGGAAGAAAGCTCTAGAACTTCTCATCAAAAAGGACAAGATAATCCTAATGGCTACCCATGATCCCGTATTGGCCCTGTTGGGGGACAGAAGGATAGTTATTAAAAATGGTGGTATCCATAAGGTTATAAACACAACAACAGAAGAAAGAACCCTCCTGGATGAATTGGAGGATATAGATAGAAGATTAAATACATTAAGACACAAGCTCAGACTTGGTGACACATTACAATAA
- a CDS encoding ABC transporter substrate-binding protein, with translation MNNEYFSITDSVHQIISQYPMTLDIFIANGYPQFKEASKLESLGSRLSFEAAMKMKNKNVQVFSELLNEVIKQNSDEKEIYQSPSKKASLEVAGVLPCPVKIPLIEGFETFVKEYGSKTQEKISYRLQSASGGINWLEEEVKLAQEEKDIPDLFISAGFELFFDKDLIGRFRDQKTFKDMSSLKQFNSCFDELDLKDSRGNYSIIAGVPAVFLVDHQQLGDRKAPRTWDELLSEEFTGSISLPIEDLDLFNAVILTLYHKKGTQSIEALGRNLLSSLHPAQMVKNNHSEKPAVTVLPWFFTKMILPGTALEMIWPEDGAILSPIFVAGKRKKEAKLKEIIRYFESEEVGRLMRDRGYFPVVNPHVDNKIPEGKGFQWVGWDFIYDHDLTETIELCTEHFNKTSGRAS, from the coding sequence ATGAATAATGAATATTTTAGCATTACCGATTCGGTACATCAGATCATAAGCCAGTATCCTATGACCTTAGATATCTTCATTGCCAATGGATATCCCCAATTTAAAGAGGCTTCCAAACTCGAAAGCTTAGGCTCGCGATTAAGCTTTGAAGCAGCGATGAAGATGAAGAATAAGAATGTACAAGTCTTCTCAGAACTTCTAAATGAAGTCATCAAACAGAATTCAGATGAAAAAGAAATATACCAATCCCCATCAAAAAAAGCTTCCCTGGAAGTAGCAGGCGTCCTCCCTTGTCCAGTCAAAATCCCTTTGATAGAAGGATTCGAAACCTTCGTTAAAGAATATGGATCAAAGACTCAGGAAAAGATTAGCTATAGGCTCCAATCCGCCTCAGGAGGGATCAACTGGTTAGAAGAGGAAGTCAAACTAGCCCAGGAAGAAAAGGATATTCCCGATCTATTTATTTCTGCTGGATTTGAGTTATTCTTCGATAAGGATCTCATAGGTCGTTTTCGTGACCAGAAGACCTTTAAAGATATGAGTTCCCTCAAGCAATTCAACTCCTGTTTTGACGAATTGGACTTAAAGGATTCTAGAGGTAATTACTCTATTATAGCCGGTGTCCCTGCAGTATTCTTAGTTGATCATCAGCAATTAGGAGATAGAAAAGCCCCCCGTACATGGGATGAACTCCTATCTGAAGAATTTACAGGTTCGATTAGTCTTCCCATTGAAGATCTTGACCTATTTAATGCTGTTATTCTTACACTCTACCATAAGAAAGGGACTCAAAGTATTGAAGCTTTAGGAAGGAATCTACTGTCCTCTCTACATCCAGCCCAAATGGTTAAGAATAATCACTCAGAGAAGCCGGCTGTTACAGTACTCCCCTGGTTCTTCACAAAGATGATACTCCCCGGTACAGCTCTTGAAATGATTTGGCCTGAGGATGGTGCGATTCTGAGCCCCATATTTGTGGCTGGAAAAAGAAAGAAAGAAGCAAAGCTCAAGGAGATAATCAGGTATTTTGAAAGTGAAGAAGTTGGTAGACTGATGAGAGACCGAGGGTATTTTCCTGTCGTGAATCCTCATGTGGATAACAAAATCCCAGAAGGAAAAGGATTTCAATGGGTAGGATGGGATTTTATCTATGACCACGATTTGACAGAAACCATAGAACTATGTACAGAACATTTCAATAAGACATCAGGGAGGGCCTCATGA
- a CDS encoding alpha/beta fold hydrolase — translation MTIDKFTLETTTSKLAMTVEGDSTEVILLLHGGPGVPDYLEEVSRMLTPQFKTVRFDQRGVGQSKAINNQYSMKDYISDIDAVIDFLNVDKVHVFGHSWGGLLALIYTSSRPKRVKSLFQCSPSSGTGTIWQLMEREVMEHNRSQCSNIEWLRLGLNSLFGALGHNSSYQRVFAQVWKNYFKKPSEAPEVDTEWLKGVRSAAINKTRKEVLKLNYNDIVQKIINMTIPFMITYGAYDIYGKTRKDNIERLANGEYYEFSNAGHLPWIQDPEDFKKLIGRFYK, via the coding sequence ATGACCATCGATAAATTTACGTTAGAAACAACAACATCAAAACTGGCCATGACTGTTGAAGGAGATAGTACAGAAGTCATCTTATTACTGCATGGAGGCCCCGGTGTCCCTGATTATCTTGAAGAAGTATCTCGTATGCTCACCCCCCAATTTAAGACTGTACGATTTGATCAAAGAGGAGTGGGCCAATCTAAAGCCATTAACAATCAATATTCTATGAAGGATTATATAAGCGATATTGATGCTGTTATCGACTTTCTAAACGTGGATAAAGTTCATGTTTTTGGCCATTCCTGGGGAGGTTTATTAGCACTAATCTATACATCCTCCCGACCAAAACGTGTAAAAAGCTTGTTCCAATGCAGTCCATCCTCTGGAACAGGTACAATATGGCAGCTTATGGAAAGGGAAGTAATGGAGCATAATAGAAGCCAGTGCTCTAATATAGAATGGCTGCGCTTGGGTTTGAACTCTTTGTTTGGAGCATTAGGACATAATAGTTCTTACCAACGGGTTTTTGCCCAAGTATGGAAAAATTATTTTAAAAAACCTAGCGAAGCTCCTGAAGTCGATACGGAATGGCTAAAAGGAGTTCGGAGTGCAGCTATTAATAAAACGAGAAAAGAAGTGTTGAAACTAAACTACAACGATATTGTTCAAAAGATAATCAACATGACTATCCCTTTTATGATTACTTACGGAGCCTATGACATCTATGGAAAGACAAGAAAAGATAATATTGAACGCCTTGCCAATGGGGAATATTATGAATTCAGTAATGCCGGCCACTTACCCTGGATTCAGGATCCAGAAGACTTCAAGAAGTTAATTGGTAGATTTTACAAATAA
- a CDS encoding GTP-binding protein: MNLVTFSGPPSSGKTSVILKTLETLQKQGIKPGVVKFDCLYTDDDLLYQKAGIPVRKGLSGSLCPDHYFISNIEDVVNWGLEGQYDLLVSESAGLCNRCSPYIKDIKAICVIDNLSGINTPKKIGPMLKTADIVVITKGDIVSQAEREVFAARVQVVNPKAIILNVNGLTGQGCYELGTLLYSQKESLTSLKGYKLRFSMPSALCSYCLGETRIGESYQMGNVRKIKLESNQ, translated from the coding sequence ATGAACCTTGTCACCTTCTCAGGTCCCCCATCTTCGGGAAAAACATCGGTTATCCTCAAAACCTTGGAAACTCTCCAGAAGCAAGGTATCAAACCGGGTGTGGTAAAATTCGATTGTTTGTATACAGATGATGATCTTCTCTATCAGAAAGCAGGAATTCCCGTACGAAAAGGCTTATCAGGCTCTCTCTGTCCAGACCATTACTTCATTAGCAACATAGAAGATGTAGTTAACTGGGGACTTGAAGGACAGTACGATCTTCTAGTCAGTGAATCTGCTGGACTCTGTAATCGATGCTCACCCTATATAAAGGATATCAAAGCAATTTGTGTTATTGACAACCTAAGTGGAATCAACACACCTAAAAAGATAGGCCCCATGCTAAAGACAGCGGATATTGTTGTCATCACAAAGGGAGATATCGTGAGCCAGGCAGAAAGGGAAGTCTTTGCCGCCCGGGTTCAGGTGGTTAATCCCAAAGCCATTATTCTTAATGTAAATGGCTTAACTGGTCAGGGATGTTATGAATTAGGCACCCTTCTCTATTCCCAAAAGGAATCCCTCACAAGTCTAAAGGGCTACAAGTTACGCTTTAGCATGCCCAGTGCCCTCTGTTCCTACTGTCTAGGAGAAACCCGAATAGGCGAATCCTATCAAATGGGCAATGTTCGTAAAATCAAACTGGAGTCAAACCAATGA
- a CDS encoding bacteriohemerythrin produces the protein MKNKQKLILSILIIEVISLGVALPLLGASHLALWALINAIPLICISIFYYVFLFRPMDKGTAPSGFKSSNKLFTKISQGSESYDSFRQDVRQATQQNYQVGEALSINTLSSLELVKDITGQIDLMEDGVKNLDENVTQNTQAVKDIFKAIQELASQLEQQSKSLESSSSAVEEMTSSSDNIARITKSRKDLTDSLVDLTRTGEQRLNETIRFVKDIAGQTGDILQMTSVINDLASRTNLLAINASIEAAHAGESGKGFGVVANEIRSLAINSAQNANNITEVLEDIADRIKNAEDSSSQTLNTFKEISDKTREVAAGLNEVSAGMEELVVGEREILNSTSELLNSSNTINSVSRDIKTQTGTIEQTMETLNQISHSTSSRFRQVVQSTEKLNNLFMQFSTYVSQNLINMDDLVRKYGRGKVLKGQGAVDIGIKWSTTLSVLNNIIDEQHQGLFDTLNKFLKGMLEGMTKDRLEKVISDLGDYVVKHFNDEEDFLKKNHYPDLQKHHEIHQQYIKRMNELIQEFRNDGASPSLAAKVQKDIGLGLIRHIYHVDMRYKEYFVEQGIFSDPH, from the coding sequence ATGAAAAACAAACAGAAACTTATACTCAGCATTCTTATTATAGAAGTGATCTCTCTTGGTGTGGCTCTACCATTACTAGGGGCCAGTCATTTAGCATTATGGGCCTTGATTAACGCCATTCCTCTCATCTGTATAAGTATATTTTATTATGTCTTTCTCTTCCGCCCTATGGATAAAGGGACAGCCCCTTCAGGATTTAAATCTTCAAATAAACTCTTTACCAAGATAAGTCAGGGATCAGAATCGTATGATAGCTTCAGACAGGATGTTAGACAAGCCACCCAACAGAATTATCAGGTAGGTGAGGCCCTTAGCATTAATACATTATCTTCCTTGGAGTTGGTTAAGGATATTACCGGCCAAATTGACTTGATGGAAGATGGGGTTAAAAACCTTGATGAAAATGTTACCCAGAACACCCAAGCTGTTAAAGATATCTTTAAAGCTATTCAAGAATTAGCCAGTCAGTTAGAACAGCAAAGCAAATCTCTTGAATCCTCTTCCTCAGCTGTAGAGGAAATGACCTCCTCATCGGATAATATTGCGCGTATCACAAAAAGCCGTAAGGATTTAACAGATTCTCTGGTTGATTTAACGAGAACAGGTGAACAAAGGTTAAATGAAACCATTCGCTTTGTAAAAGATATAGCTGGACAAACAGGGGATATATTACAGATGACTTCTGTGATTAATGATTTGGCTAGCAGAACGAATTTGCTGGCCATTAATGCTTCCATCGAGGCTGCCCATGCTGGAGAATCAGGTAAGGGATTTGGTGTTGTAGCTAATGAGATTCGTTCCCTGGCTATCAACTCAGCTCAGAATGCCAATAACATAACAGAAGTTCTTGAAGATATAGCTGATCGTATTAAGAATGCGGAAGACTCCAGTAGTCAAACTCTTAATACTTTTAAAGAGATCTCTGACAAAACCAGAGAAGTGGCCGCAGGCCTTAATGAAGTATCTGCAGGAATGGAAGAGCTGGTTGTCGGAGAAAGGGAAATTCTCAATTCTACTTCGGAACTCCTTAATTCTAGCAATACTATCAATTCTGTTAGTAGAGATATAAAGACTCAAACAGGGACTATAGAACAGACTATGGAAACGTTAAACCAAATATCTCATTCAACGAGTAGTCGTTTTAGGCAAGTCGTCCAAAGCACGGAAAAACTCAACAACCTATTTATGCAATTCTCTACTTATGTCAGTCAGAACTTGATTAATATGGATGATCTTGTTCGTAAGTATGGCAGAGGCAAGGTCCTTAAAGGCCAGGGGGCCGTAGATATTGGAATCAAATGGTCCACTACCTTATCTGTTCTGAATAATATAATTGATGAACAGCATCAAGGTTTATTCGATACTCTTAATAAATTCCTTAAGGGAATGTTAGAGGGAATGACGAAGGACCGGTTAGAAAAAGTAATAAGCGATCTAGGGGATTATGTGGTAAAACACTTCAATGATGAAGAGGATTTTCTTAAGAAGAATCACTACCCTGATCTACAGAAACACCATGAAATACACCAGCAGTATATTAAGAGAATGAATGAACTTATCCAAGAATTCCGTAATGATGGAGCTTCTCCTTCTTTAGCCGCAAAGGTTCAAAAGGACATTGGCTTAGGTCTTATCAGGCATATCTATCATGTTGATATGCGATATAAGGAATATTTTGTGGAACAAGGGATCTTTTCAGACCCCCATTAG
- a CDS encoding sensor histidine kinase produces MRKVYALLLIIGFIVSVICFYLFAVYNYRSGMNNMLGDIEQQHQFIKKEIEFLKEKESSLINMLASDEYVLSVLDKGTTDFTRHLFLDLVHSQVEIMQLRLLSSKGMEIIRVDRLRNGDIKIIPNNELQNKSNRYYFLDFMNLPPNVTGYSPLDLNVEQGMIEYPFNPTLRVGTRIQSTGGREGVIVVNLYMEEWIKRLTSLPSFKFYLLDKEGFYLIHPQLDKSWSRYRQKQFTAEEYWNLPHLMETLQDNKELVWVNKHLAGIPIDILNHRYYAVYELDRNYLSLLFRSLAEFAFITVLTLILILGPIILILVNTYHRLISEQKGRQEDSIIMLKSKLEAQGEMLGAIAHQWRQPLNSIGLIIQDLFSAYRHNSLGPDLFITSKKEIFEQLNFLSETIDTFRNFFTKDISVRKVNLYVLINEILHLYQPQLKAREIETNVIVQGLAEDVEWENNPNLEVMTLPADIKQIVLIFLSNSRDAISSIKSADEKQSCINIEIKVSNSSSSIAFIDWAGGIPDSIKDRIFEPYFTSREMGTGLGLFIALTMTKNRLKGSLIYESFEDSGYRGSKFILEIPKNTELID; encoded by the coding sequence ATGCGTAAGGTATATGCCCTCCTATTGATTATTGGCTTCATAGTATCAGTCATTTGTTTTTATTTGTTTGCTGTCTATAATTATCGATCGGGTATGAATAACATGCTTGGTGATATTGAGCAACAACATCAATTCATCAAAAAAGAGATAGAATTCCTCAAAGAAAAAGAGTCTAGTCTTATTAATATGTTGGCTTCTGATGAATATGTTCTAAGTGTTCTGGACAAGGGGACTACAGATTTTACAAGACATTTGTTTCTGGATTTGGTTCATAGCCAGGTTGAAATTATGCAACTAAGGCTTTTGTCTTCTAAAGGGATGGAGATTATTCGTGTTGACCGCCTTCGTAATGGTGACATTAAGATCATTCCTAATAATGAGCTCCAGAATAAATCCAACCGCTATTATTTCTTAGATTTTATGAATTTACCTCCTAATGTAACGGGATATTCCCCTTTAGACCTGAATGTGGAGCAGGGGATGATTGAATATCCTTTTAATCCGACTTTGAGAGTAGGTACCAGAATACAATCAACAGGAGGAAGGGAAGGGGTTATTGTTGTCAATCTATACATGGAAGAATGGATTAAACGTTTAACAAGCCTTCCTTCCTTTAAGTTTTATCTCTTGGATAAAGAGGGCTTTTATTTGATTCACCCCCAGTTAGATAAATCATGGTCACGATACAGACAAAAACAGTTTACTGCAGAGGAATATTGGAATCTTCCCCATTTGATGGAAACATTGCAGGATAATAAAGAATTAGTTTGGGTCAATAAGCATTTGGCTGGTATTCCTATAGATATTTTAAATCATAGATATTATGCCGTATATGAACTAGATAGAAATTACCTATCTTTGTTGTTTCGAAGTTTGGCTGAGTTTGCCTTTATTACTGTTCTCACCCTTATTCTTATTCTTGGACCTATTATTTTGATCCTTGTTAATACTTATCATCGACTTATATCGGAGCAGAAAGGACGTCAGGAAGATAGTATTATCATGCTCAAATCAAAGTTAGAAGCTCAGGGGGAAATGTTAGGAGCTATTGCTCATCAATGGCGTCAACCTCTTAATTCTATTGGGTTAATTATTCAGGATTTGTTTTCGGCCTATAGACATAACAGTCTGGGGCCTGATTTATTTATCACATCGAAAAAGGAAATCTTTGAACAACTTAATTTCCTGTCTGAGACTATTGATACGTTCCGTAATTTTTTCACTAAAGACATCTCTGTTCGTAAGGTAAACCTTTATGTACTGATTAATGAAATCCTTCATTTGTATCAGCCCCAACTAAAAGCCCGAGAAATAGAAACCAATGTTATTGTTCAAGGTTTGGCAGAAGATGTGGAATGGGAGAATAATCCTAATTTGGAGGTAATGACATTACCAGCAGATATAAAACAAATTGTCCTCATCTTTTTGTCCAATTCAAGAGATGCCATAAGTTCTATAAAAAGTGCCGATGAAAAACAGAGTTGCATTAATATTGAAATTAAAGTCAGTAACAGTTCTAGTTCTATAGCTTTCATCGATTGGGCTGGGGGCATTCCTGATTCTATAAAGGACAGGATCTTTGAACCTTATTTTACATCGAGAGAAATGGGTACCGGTCTTGGTTTATTTATCGCTCTAACCATGACCAAAAATAGATTAAAAGGCTCTCTGATTTATGAGAGCTTTGAAGATTCGGGATATAGGGGATCTAAATTTATTTTAGAAATTCCCAAGAATACCGAGTTAATTGATTAA